From Prionailurus viverrinus isolate Anna chromosome B2, UM_Priviv_1.0, whole genome shotgun sequence, the proteins below share one genomic window:
- the ZNF165 gene encoding zinc finger protein 165, whose product MTTESKKTTAQNLQENAGLLIVKIEEEDFVWRQDPCFQGSDALRQELCRQLFRQFCYQDSPGPREALSRLRELCHQWLRPETHSKEQILELLVLEQFLTILPAELQAWVREHHPESGEEAVTVLEDLERGADDSVVQVPVLAHGQEIFRGKVVPPGPALGAQFQPVDPKSLHDSSASLVLDYDNESENNGSMPKLDIYEKMESQRILSGRISEFVSEGSAEPQDICKSTDRLKRQWEKESGGSQRPSSAQDGSFSKILTHKNTLTGEISHDGCDRSLNLNSSEFTHQKSHKHSTYDQSFKWNSDFIKHQRIYAGEKIHQYGKSLKSPNLIKHAAIFSGEKTHQCNECGKAFRHSSKLIRHQRIHTGERPYECNECGKGFGGSSDLIRHQRIHTGERPFECKECGRAFSLNSHLILHQRIHTREKPYECSECGKTFRVSSHLIRHLRIHTGEKPYECSECGRAFSQSSHLRQHQRIHKRENLIM is encoded by the exons ATGACGACAGAATCAAAGAAAACTACAGCTCAGAACCTTCAGGAGAATGCAGGACTTCTGATAGTGAAGATAGAAGAGGAAGACTTCGTCTGGAGGCAGGACCCTTGCTTCCAGGGAAGTGATGCCCTCAGGCAGGAGCTCTGCCGACAGCTTTTCAGGCAGTTCTGCTACCAGGATTCCCCTGGACCCCGTGAGGCCCTGAGCCGGCTCCGGGAGCTCTGCCATCAGTGGCTGCGGCCCGAGACGCACAGCAAGGAGCAGATCCTGGAGCTGCTGGTGCTGGAGCAGTTCCTGACCATCCTGCCCGCCGAGCTCCAGGCCTGGGTGCGGGAGCACCACccggagagtggggaggaggcagtgaCAGTACTGGAAGATCTGGAGAGAGGCGCTGATGACTCAGTAGTCCAG gtTCCAGTCCTTGCACATGGGCAAGAAATATTCAGGGGAAAGGTGGTGCCTCCTGGACCGGCACTCGGTGCCCAGTTTCAGCCAGTGGACCCCAAGTCCCTTCATGATTCTTCAGCATCCCTTGTGCTGGACTATG ATAATGAGAGTGAAAACAATGGATCCatgccaaagttggacatttatgaaaaaatggaatcacagaGAATTCTATCAGGAAGAATTTCAGAATTTGTGTCAGAAGGATCTGCTGAGCCTCAAGACATCTGCAAGTCTACAGACAGGTTAAAaaggcaatgggaaaaagaatcaGGGGGGTCTCAGAGACCATCATCTGCTCAGGATGGAAGTTTTAGTAAAATCCTTACCCACAAAAATACACTTACAGGTGAAATAAGCCATGATGGATGTGACAGAAGCTTAAACCTGAATTCAAGTGAATTTACACACCAGAAATCTCATAAACATAGTACCTATGACCAAAGTTTCAAATGGAATTCAGATTTTATTAAGCATCAAAGAATTTATGCTGGAGAAAAAATTCACCAATATGGAAAATCTCTCAAGAGCCCAAACCTTATTAAACATGCAGCAATTTTTAGTGGGGAGAAAACCCACcagtgtaatgaatgtgggaaagctttcagACACAGCTCAAAGCTTATTAGGCATCagagaatccacactggagaGAGGCCCTATGAATGTAATGAGTGTGGGAAAGGCTTTGGGGGCAGCTCAGATCTTATTAGGCaccagagaattcacactggGGAAAGACCCTTCGAATGCAAAGAATGTGGACGAGCATTCAGCCTGAACTCACATCTCATCCtgcatcagagaattcacaccagagagaaaccctatgaatgtagtGAATGTGGGAAAACCTTCAGAGTGAGCTCACACCTCATTCGACACCTGAGaatccacactggagagaaaccgtATGAATGCAGTGAGTGTGGGAGAGCCTTCAGTCAGAGTTCACACCTTCGTCAACACCAAAGAATTCATAAGAGGGAAAACCTGATAATGTAA